A genomic stretch from Polyangium spumosum includes:
- a CDS encoding penicillin-insensitive murein endopeptidase, giving the protein MSRPFRSLAAALAIALCGMPTTPAEAAPPAPAAPQAARAGAHKPPSPARRARTEPPATGRSGRASKGKPEATRPAKKPAPPPRADSVGPPNDGRLEGGIRLDTTKKPYLRVVPAYNYKDMDTRWGLPALVHALDRAAKAVHKKFPGAVLGVGDISRKGGGELAHHHSHESGRDADLGFYLVNEKGQPVLRHGFVKVDEKLTVPSVPGARFDVPRNWLFLQNLLLDRQARVSHVFVADPIKHALLAHARARGVSRALYVRAAQVMMQPTGGLPHDDHFHVRISCPPSMKKSCVEIAKNAPSKARLKMAKKGKRGMKTPARRAAAPPPAAPRRTSEVQTKGERTGGIYLSRTTKATTGPDVPVSLWALAGAAIGRGDAARAAAEKANDGRDEAASDAADVKEAVDEEGAPRITR; this is encoded by the coding sequence GTGAGCCGCCCCTTCCGCTCCCTCGCCGCCGCGCTCGCGATTGCGCTCTGCGGCATGCCCACGACGCCCGCCGAAGCCGCGCCTCCCGCGCCCGCCGCGCCGCAGGCCGCCCGCGCAGGGGCGCACAAGCCCCCGAGCCCTGCACGACGCGCCAGGACGGAGCCGCCAGCGACGGGACGCTCGGGACGGGCGAGCAAGGGCAAGCCCGAGGCGACGCGCCCCGCGAAGAAGCCCGCGCCTCCGCCGCGCGCCGATTCCGTCGGCCCGCCGAACGACGGACGCCTCGAAGGAGGCATTCGGCTCGATACGACGAAGAAGCCCTACCTGCGCGTCGTGCCGGCCTACAATTACAAGGACATGGACACGCGCTGGGGCCTGCCCGCGCTCGTCCACGCGCTCGATCGCGCGGCGAAGGCCGTGCACAAGAAGTTCCCGGGCGCGGTGCTCGGCGTCGGCGACATCTCGCGCAAGGGCGGCGGCGAGCTCGCGCATCACCACTCGCACGAGAGCGGGCGCGACGCGGACCTCGGGTTTTACCTGGTCAATGAGAAGGGCCAGCCCGTGCTGCGCCACGGGTTCGTGAAGGTCGACGAGAAGCTCACGGTCCCGAGCGTGCCGGGCGCGCGCTTCGACGTCCCGCGGAACTGGCTCTTTCTGCAGAACCTCCTGCTCGACCGCCAGGCGCGCGTGAGCCACGTCTTCGTGGCCGACCCGATCAAGCACGCCCTGCTCGCCCACGCCCGCGCGCGCGGCGTCTCCCGCGCCCTCTACGTGCGGGCCGCGCAGGTCATGATGCAGCCCACGGGCGGTTTGCCGCACGACGACCATTTCCACGTGCGTATCTCGTGCCCGCCCTCGATGAAGAAGAGCTGCGTCGAGATCGCCAAGAACGCGCCGAGCAAGGCGCGGCTGAAGATGGCGAAGAAGGGCAAACGCGGCATGAAGACCCCGGCGCGCCGCGCCGCCGCGCCCCCGCCGGCGGCCCCGCGCCGCACCTCCGAGGTGCAGACCAAGGGCGAGCGCACGGGCGGCATTTACCTCTCCCGCACCACGAAAGCGACGACGGGCCCGGACGTCCCGGTCTCGCTCTGGGCGCTCGCAGGCGCCGCAATCGGCCGGGGCGACGCGGCGCGCGCCGCCGCGGAGAAGGCCAACGACGGGCGCGACGAGGCCGCCTCCGACGCCGCCGACGTGAAGGAAGCCGTCGACGAGGAAGGCGCGCCGCGGATCACGCGGTGA